Part of the Paenibacillus sp. YPG26 genome, CTCTCCTTCCAATTCATGTATCACATGATCAATAAATTGCAGTTCTTTCTCAATCAGACTCAGCGGATGAAGAAACAGCACCCGAACATGCAGCGGAAGCCCTTGTCCGCCTTGAGCTTCATATTTCTCCTCTAGCTGGAGTGACGTATTGCTCAAAAAATGATGCCGCTCCCTGAGTGCCTCCTTGGCCTTCTCTTTAGGAATAAAAGGCAGCGCGGCTAGGCCGAGATCAAATCGAATGTCTCGCTCGCGTGTGGATGATAAGCAGTCCATCACTTCACCCTGCATGATTTGCCGCCCGTCCTCAGTAATTGTAAATTTGACGGGTAATGGTCCCTTCCCCATTTTCCCACCCAAGTCCTCGGATCGGATCAGCCGCTTTTCATTCAACTTTTGCAAGCCCGTATAGATAGAAGTGGTCCCAATCTTGGTCCATGCCCGGTAGCCTCTCTGGTCGATGAGCTTATTGATCTCATATCCGGACAATCGTTCTGTCTCTGCAATAATTTGCAGCAGCACTAATTCAACGGTTGTAAGCTTACTCACAAGTCTCCTCCATCCACTCAGACACTTAATATTCCACATGTGTAACATTACATAACTGAAATTAAAAAGCAACCTATTTTTTCCCATCATACAGGTGAGAATGCCTTAGAACTTCCAGGCTCCGCACCAGCTTATCCTAAGGCCTGCGCCATCTTCTGGTTATGGAAGGTACATCCCTACCCTCGCTTGAAGACTTGCCCGAACCTCCTCCGGCATCTCCCTAACCTTGATATCCCCACCCAGAAACAGCAGCCAGCTTGTGATTTCGTTCAATTCTTCGGATCTGTCAACATCGATATAAGTCCTAAGTATGGCTGTGGTTTGGTAGGGATTCGTATAGGAAATAGTGATCTTTAGAGGATGGTACTTTCTAAATTGGGCAATGGCCTTAGGACCAAGCTCAAGGACGAGGTTGATTACCTCCTCCCGCTTACTCAGTTGTTCCAAAATCTTTTTCCTGCTTAATCTCTTCTTGGAAGGGTACGGTTCTACATCGGTAAGATTGTCGACAGGGAAGATCCGCCTCTTCTCTTCCTCCAAATCAAAGCCCTCCACCAGCCATACGCTTTTCTCACGATAGAGGTGCAGGAGATAAATCGGACAAGACTGTATGTCATTTCCCTCCGTAAGGGTCACTTGCAGATAGTTGTCTGAGAGTAGAATCTGGATAAGCCTCTCCAGCATCGGATGTGGAAGGTCCGACAGGTCAAGCAGGTCGGGATTATTGGGGTTGGTGCCTTCAAATAACAGGATTTGATTCAAGACAACAAGATCATCCTGCTGGTTCTCCGAGATCAGTCCAAGCAGCTTCTCAGCCAAGGACTGACGACTCTTGAGATAAGGAAGCTGTTGATTTCTTGTAGCCATGAAGGCTATAAAGAGAGCTTTGATCTCATTATCGGTGAAGCGGACCGAGGGAAGGACGGAATTACTCATGACAAAATACCCTCCATCCCTTCCCACTTCAGCTACCAGCGGCACTCCCATAGCCTCAATCTCTCTAATATCTCTAATCGCGGTTGAACGGGAGATATTGAATTCCCGCATGATTTCAGAAATAGTGAAATGGGCACGGTTGTTGATGTACCGCATCATGATATTGATCCGTTCAACTTTCTTCATCAGGGCCTCCTAAACAGTATCATTTTTTGACACAATTTAAGGTTATTATAAACCCATCAAGTGAATGACACATCATTTAAAATATCTAAGAAAAGGAAGGTTTGATCACAATGGCACAATATAATTTGGTTGAAAAAGACAGCTTTACCGTATTAGGAATCGGAACGGAGCTCAAAAGCGCTTATACCGACTATGCGGGCATCAACAAGGAAAAAGCGGACTTCTGGACGGCCGCCGAACAGAATGGCAGGCTGGACACCTTGAAATCTATTGCGGTAAATGACTACATTTTTGCCGTGAGCGAAGCGGTGAATAACAAGATGATGTATTATGCCGGTGTTATGACCGAAGCGTCAGTGCCGTGGGAATCAAGACTTATCCAGTTCCCTAAGGGGGAATACCTGGTTGTTGAAGGCGAAGCGAAGACAGCAGAAGAGCTCAGCAATCAGCTGGCCGGAATTGCCTTTGGTCAAGTCCTGCCGGAGGCAAGCCACATTGCATATGTTGGAGGGCCGAATGCGGCGGTGGAAATGGGGCGGCGGAACGGCCAGGTATTCGGTGAAATGTGGATCCCAGTTGTAAGAAAATAAACTAGCTGTACCATCAATCACAGAACTCTAAGGAGGAATAGCAGTGTCCGACATCGTTGATTTCAAAAATGTATCTACGGTGGGGCTGGAATCCTCACCCGTATCCGAAGCGCTTGCCGGGCTGCGGGCTAATGAGGCCCGTTACTTCATGAACAAGTACAAGCATGAGTTTGTAGTCGTACCCGCAAGCGAGAGTCAGGAGAACCTGGATTACGTGAATCGGATTTTAAAAGATGAACGTGATATCCAGTTCGCGGCGAAGCCATTACAAACATCCCGTTTTCAGGTGGAAAACATTCAATTCACCTACGTCTTCTACGAAGATGGGCTTGCGATCAATGTGATGTATACGGTGGATGACCCTAAGAAGCGGGCCGTTGGTTTTAAGCTGTCTGAGGGGATGGAAATACCCCGGGAGTTGGAGGGGAAGTTCAAGTTCGCCAGACAGAAGTCCAAATTAGCTGGCACGATCCGGGGCTCGTTCTTTGTAATCAAAGGAGAGTACTAAGGCCTGCCCTCTGCGTGGATGGTGAAAAGTGTCTTCAAATCGCAAACAGCACCTCTCCAATTATGGAGGGGTGCTGTTAGTCTTTTGCAGGAGCTAGCTATGTCTGCCGGCCAATACCCCCCCATCAACAGGCAGGATGGTTCCTGTAATCCAGCTTGCCTCGTCACTCGCCAGGAAAAGAATAGCGGATACCATGTCCCGGGGCTGACCAATTCTCCCCAGCGGATGGAAGGCGTTAAAGCTATCCAGCACCGTTCTCAACTGATCCTCAGGAACAAAGCTCTCGTAGACGGGCGTCTCCACCACAGCGGGAGCAACGGTATTGACACGGATCTGGTCCTTGGCGAATTCAATGGCCAGATTGCGTGTCAAAGCATGTCTTCCCGCCATAGCGGCCGAGTATGCGCTTGAAGGCGTTGCGCCGATGGCCTGCTCCGCCCACATGGAACCTACCGAGACGATGGCTCCCCCACCGCGCTTGATCATCTCCGGTATAACCGCTTGTGCGGCGAAGAAGGTTCCTTTTACAATGGTATCCGTATAAGAGTAGAAGTCCTCCTCCGTATGCGCCAGGAACGGGGTAGGCTTGAAAATGCCTGTACTGGAGATGAGTATGTCGATTCCCCCGAATCTCTTGACGGCTTCCTCTGCGATGCTCTTGGAGGTATCAAGATGTCTTATATCCCCTGCGACAGCAAGAACGTGTTCCCCTGAAGGATCAATCTCCGCCGCCGCGGCCAGCAATACCTGCTCACGCCGGCCATTAATTACGACATTCGCGCCCAGCTTCACTAACTCTATAGCTGCCGCCTTCCCCATACCGCTTCCGCCACCTGTAATGACAGCCACTTTACCTTGAAAATTCATAGTTTTATTTGCTCCTTTTTGTTTTATTTACCTACTAATAGGTAGATTATATTTAGAAAATAACGGCTCTAGTTAAGGAACTAAAGCCGTTATTAATTCTTCGGCGATGACGTCATACTTGCCGATCTCCTTGAAGCTTCGTGCAAGCAGCTGTGCGCCTTGGAGCGCGGCAAGAAATTTATGGGCTTCCGCCTGCGCCGTTCCCTTGAAGGTCAGCGTTCCAGCCTGCAATCCACGATCCATGACCTGCTCCAGCCAGGTGAGATTGGTGGCAAAGTACCCGGTAAGCTCTCCCTGTACTTCTTCAGGCAGCGTAACATAATCGGCACCATACATCACACCCAGACAGAGCCGGAAATCCTGCGAAGGGCCCGCCTTATAGAGCAGTGTGAATTGGCGCAGCCTCTCCAGATCGTCTTGTGTCCCCGCATCAATTTGGGCCAGAGCATCAACGAAGCCGCGATGATACCGCACTACTAATGCCTCTCCCAAATCCGCTTTGTTAGGGAAATGATAATGAATGCTCGCCTTGCGAATACCGATCTCCTTCGAGATGTCGGCATAACTAAATGCATTGAAGCCTACGGATTGAACCAGCAGCTGTGCCGTGTCTAAAATTTGATCCACTGTGTTAGTATTCATACCCACATATTACCTACCAGTAGGTAGAATGTCAAGGATTACTTACATTGTGCTAACATCAATCACAAATCGATACTTCACATCTGAAGCTAACACTCGTGTATAGGCTTCGTCAATCTGGTCAGCGGAGATTACTTCGATCTGAGGTACAATACCGTGCTCCGCACAGAACTCCAACATTTCCTGCGTCTCACGGATGCCTCCGATCATCGAACCCGCAAATGAACGGCGATGACCGATGAGGGACATTACATTCAGCGACAATGGCTCCCCAGGGGCGCCGACGTTCACCATAGTACCATCAAGAGTAAGAAGTGAGAAATAAGCGTCAAGGTCGATACTCGCACTTACCGTGTTAATGATGAGATCAAATCGTCCGGCAAGCTGTTCAAATGTATCCGGTTCGCTCGTAGCATAGTAGTGATCCGCGCCAAATTGCAGGCCATCGTCCTTTTTCTTCAGGCTTTGGGACAGAACGGTTACCTCAGCTCCCATAGCATGTGCAATTTTGACAGCCATGTGACCCAGACCGCCCATGCCCACGACTGCTACTTTCTTGCCTGGACCAGCGCCCCAGTGTTTGAGCGGCGAATAGGTTGTAATCCCTGCGCACAGCAGTGGGGCAGCCGCGTCAAGCTCAATGTGATCTGGAATCCGGACTACAAAGCTCTCTGTTACGACAATGTGAGTAGAATACCCGCCTTGGGTAGGTTCCCCGTATTTGTCCACACCCGCGTAAGTAGGGACGATTCCTTTGAGACAGTACTGTTCTTGCCCTTTACGGCAGCTCTCACATTCGCCGCAGGAATCAACCATACAGCCTACTCCTACCCGGTCACCAACCTTGTATTTTGTAACCTCAGCTCCTACCTCCGTGACAATTCCCGCAATCTCATGACCTGGTACGAGGGGATAATTCACCGGCCCCCATTCCCCGTGAGCTGTGTGGATATCAGAGTGGCATATGCCGGCATATTTAATTTCAATTAGAACATCATGCAAATCAAGATCCCGTCGCTTAATTTCAGTCGCCCGAAACGTTTTGTCCGGACCATCAACAGCTCGTGCTTTGGCAGTTATCATAGTAAGACCTCCAAGAAAATTGTATTTTACGTACCATTTCCACACATGCATTATCCTGCTGCATCCTCATGTTAATCCCTAGAGTTAACTCTAAGTCAAGCGGTGAACAGCCACATTTTATTTTCGAACCAGGTGCCTTTGACTTCCAGTAAATGTCATGGTAGAATTCCTTTTGCGCTATAGAGTTAACTCGAAGTCTAGGATCTTGAGATTAGGAGATGCAGGATGAGAACGTATACGATCAGTGAAGTTGCACGAGAACTGAATCTTACCCCCTATACCTTGCGTTACTATGACAAGGAGGGGCTTATGCCTTACGTGGAACGGACAGCCAGCGGAGCCCGATTGTTCAGAGAATCCGATATTGGCGCCTTGAGAGTAATTGAATGTCTTAAATCCACCGGGATGCCGATAAGGGAAATTAAAAATTTTATTGATTGGTGTTCTGATGGGGATTCCACATTGCAGCAAAGGTACGACATGTTCATCGAACGCAAAGCTATTGTAGAAGCGCAGATGGAGGAACTAAAGAAGACCATGGAGGTCATCGAGCATAAATGCCTGTATTACCGGATAGCATTGGATGCTGGATCAGAGGAGATTCATAAGAATGCGATTGGAGCTCCCGTTGTCAATTAACAAAAAACCACCTGTACACTCAAATGGGTTACAGGTGGTTTGCTTATAGTGTTTGGTCTCGTTTTGTGTTTGTTTTCATAGGGTCAATTGCTCCGTTTGGCAGGATCTACACTGGTAATCAGCTAAAGGAATCGGTCCAAACTCTATAGTATCGGTCCACTATTGGTCCAAAATCGGTCCAAACTTTCATTTATCGGTCCACTATTGGTCCAAAATCGGTCCAAACCTTGTGGGACTAATCCATTTATTGGACCTATGGTTTCAATTTGTATTTACTTGCTCTTGCTCTGCCTTCTAAAACAATTATTTCATCATCTCTTAAACGCTGTAAAATGCGTTTACTGCTTGTAGATGAAAATCCACATAACCTTTCCACATCGGAACGAGTAATTACACCATTTTTCCTCAAATAATCAATAATCATTGTTTTAGCTTGTATTTCATCAAAATCCTTATCTTTTGTGTACTCAATATTATCATCTAAACTTTCATATACTCGATGAGTAAACATATATTTATTTCTAGCTTCCCTTTGGAGGATATTCCTCCTTTGACAAAGTTTTGTTAGAACATTTGCCGCCGATTGAGTTGTAATTTGTGCCACCTCTGCAGCCTTTCCTAGTGTAATAGTTTTATTAGATTTAACGTATTTTAAAATACAGATTTCAGAGACTGAAAACTCGCCGTTATTCTCTTCCTCTTTAGTAATAAACTTGAGAAATTCAATGTCCTCCAAACTGCTTCTTAAAGTTAAACTTACTGCTTCAGAATACAGGTTATATTCTGGAGCTGATTTCCCTAAGGAAAGCATATCCTTAAAAATGATATCTACACCTTGCCCAGAACGTTGTACATATTTTAATTTTTGAAGTGTTTCAGCAATCAATTTATTTCTCGGTGAGGAAGGATGCGTAATAATATTTGTACTATCAACCCCTGTTGGAAATGAACCGGGATTTTCAATGATTATTTCATTAGGAGAAAACTTAACAAAAATGGATGAATTACTTTCATAATCCCGGTGTGAGATCGCATTAAGTAGCGCTTCTTGAAAAACATTAATAGGATAATCTTGAACTTCTAATTTAAATAGCCCCATTTGAATATTTTTTATACCGTTTCTATCTTCAAAAAACTGCTGAATTCTATCTACAGATTGAATCAAAGGCATCTTCAATTCAAGTCGCTTACTATATTCGGTATGCCCATCATTATATGTAAGTAAAATTATTCCGCTTGTGGCATATATTTAGCAATTGCTTCTTTAGTTCCGATAAACAATAATCCTGCTACTGTTAAGTGAATATCATCACCTACAACATCTATCAAACGCAAATCCTTTAGAAAGGTAATATTATCTGATTGATATAAAGTAGAGTCCTTGTCACGGAATTGTATTTTCAGCTTTAAACGTTCCACCTCAGTAAAGTCAATATCATTTCTAGAAGATGGCTCAATAATTTTAGCGGAGTAGTCACCTTTATATCCTTTAATATTGTTTGATGAATATTCCGATGGATAAAATGGCTTTGTATTTTTCCCTAATCTCTTAAATACAACACCTTTTGAAGTAGCTACAATTTCAGGAGACTTAAGGATTGTTATTTTCAAAATATTCTTATCATCAATTTTAATTACCTCTATATCGGTAAAAAGCTTAGGTATAGTTTTGTCATATATGCTCTCAATGATACTTTGTTCTTCGTAATCAGTGCATCCGGTTATTTCGCCATTGTCCTCGACACCGACCAGTATAATACCACCGTCTGTATTAGCAAAGCCTACCGCTTCATTTGTTATAATGTTCAATAACTCTTTCTTATTTGCCTTAACCCAGCTTTTAAACTCTACATATTTAGTTTCTCCCTGTAGTATTACTTCTTTAATATCCACTTAACTACACCTCCTAACTCGATATACTTATTATATCAAGTTTAGAAGACAAAACGGAAATTAATACTTACCTACACAATAGATATAAGTCTCATTTAAGTGTGATTTGGTTCTCTACACTGCCTTTTATAACTGCAAACAGGCCATCCTTTATAAATGGCCTCTTCTTTGCGATATTTATTCAGAAGTGTATACCCTAATAAATCAGATAAGAGCGCCGCTAGCGGCGCTCTTATCGTTCATCTAGTATTGAACTTCCGTATATACCTGGAAGGTTATTCCGTATTTGTCCGTTACATCCCCGAATCCGGGGCTGAAGGGCTCTTCCTTAAACGGCATATTGACTTGACCACCCTGCCGTAAGGCTTCGAAGATTTGTTTGGATTTCTCCACTGTGTCTGTTGTAATACAGATAGTGACTCTTTTACCATTCGCAATAGGGGTACCCGCCGGGGCATCCGACAACATAAGCTCCGAGGCGCCAACTTGTATCTTGGCATGTGCTACAAGGTCCTTTAGATCGTCACTGAATGTACTCGGCATATCCGGCATGTCACCGTACGTGGCAAGCGAGAGCACTTTGGCACCGAGGGCTTGTTCATAGAACTGTATCGCTTCCTTTGCCTGTCCCTCCAGGGTGATATACGGGGTCAGCTGTACCGTCATGGGCTGCACCTCCTAAGACTCTTCCGTATATTTCTTGAAGTTATCCATAATCGCCTGCCAGCCCGCTTGCTGGAATTCAACCGGATGTGAACTTTCAGCGTCAAACGTCTCAACGACCTTCGTCTCGTTGCCTTGGCCCGCGAAGATGATCTCAACCTTTCTTCCGTCCCCCATGGTATATGAGATCAGTTCATGCTCTCTCACTTCGTCATAGACACCGCCCATATCAAATCCCATACTGCCATCCTTCGCTTCCATTCTGGTCAGGAAGCTGCCGCCGGGGCGCAAGTCATTCTCCGCCTTCGGCGCATGCCAGTCCTCGGAAGCCTGATTCCACTTCGTAATGTGCTCCGGCTCGGTCCAATAGCTCCATACTTTGTCAACAGGTGCCTGAATGACGGCCTGAACGGTTACTTTGGTCGGATTACTTGTTCCCATGTTAAAAGATCCCCTCTCACGATATCCTCATTTTTTGTGGTTCTCAATTATATAGACGTTGGCCGGATTCCAAATTCATCGGTGGATTTGCTCTGGCAGCCCGAATCTTATAAATAATTTGGTATTAATAAAATTTTGGACGTGGAGGATCTTCCCGTCTCTCATCTCAATCACGTGAATTCCCCAAGGGATCAGGACCGAAGGGTCCCCGGGACTCGGCATATACTGCGCATAAGCAGGATAGCCCCCGTTCACGGTTACCGGGAGGAAGCGGGAGCCCTCGCAGTGCCCGCGAGTCAGCGAGAAGAATTTGAACAAGTCGCCCGTACCTCGTACCCACATTTCGAATGGCGGCATCGACATACAGCCCTCTTCATGAAATAACGCGACAAGCGCGTCGATATCAAACTGCTCGAAGGCGTCGACATACCGTGATAACAGCTCACGATCAGGTTCTTCCTCCATCCTGCTGAGCTGATCCGAACGGAGCTGAGTTCGGTTCATCGTCTCTCTGGCCCTTTGCAGAGCGCTGTTCACAGCGGCAGGCGACATGCCTAAGGTGTCGGCGATCTGTCTGGATGGCCAGTCGAATACATCCTTCAGAATAAGAACGGCACGTTGGCGAGCAGGGAGGGTCTGCAGAAGTGCGATGAAGCAGAGCTGCAGCGTATCCTTACGAATAAGGGCCTCTTCGGGATTCTCTCCAAAATCAGGAGCAAGCCATATCCATGAGGACTCGGGCAGGGTCTCGCGGGGTTCGAGGATGGAGGCGGCCGGACCCGAGAGATCAACGGGCAGAATACGGCGTTTGGCTTGTCTCAGCTTATCCAGACATAAATTGGAGGCGATACGATAGATCCACGTCTTGTAAGACGATTCCTGCCTGAATGAGCTCCAGCCTTGCCATACACGGATATAAGTCTCTTGAACCGTATCATCTGCGTCATCGATGGATCCTAACATCCGGTAACAGAATGATGTTAACTCCGGCTTTAAATTCTCTAATATCTGCAGATCCATTGCCGTCTCGCTCATATTTGCCTCCTTTTGGCGGTTGAAATAGGTTGGACACATTTGGTCATAGTGTACCATAGCAGGAGGCGGAAATGCAGACATAAAGCCAGTTGCCGTGATTACTCCATTCGTCTGATAAACTGTTCGATTTGATCCATGTAACCCGGCACCGTGATGTGCCTGGGCGCGAATAGACTGATCATAAATGCCCTAAGCTCCGAATCCGCTGTCTTCTTGCTGAGCATCGAATGCTCCGCGTCCGGGAAGACCGCCACCGTCAGCAGTTCCGGCTTTACTTTATCGCGATATACACGCTCTGTCTCCTTCCAATCCACATGGATATCTTCTTCGCCTAGAAGCAGAAGTACGGGCGAATGAAAATGGCGGAGATCATCGGCAGCATCTGATAAGAAATTCTTACTCACAAATGTCCACCTGTCCTTCGACATTACGCTGCTTCCCTGCGCGATCGCAAGATATTCGTCATAGCCGGCCCCCGCGGCCAAAAGCTGCCGTACCTTGTCGTCATACTTCTTCTCAGCTTGAATGTCCTGCTCCGAATAACCGTCCTTCAGCATCTGCTCACGTGTATGATAGGCTCCTTGCCGCAGCCAGTTAATGGCGGGCGAGACCAGGATGCTGAAGGCGAGCCGCTCCTTCGCGGCAAGCTTAGGAATAACCCATCCTGCCTGGCTGGCTCCCCACACACCGACCCTGTCCGGGTCGATCAAAGGGTTCTTCCGGGCCCAGGCAATCGCCTCGCGGGCCTCCTCTACCCGATCATCCATGCTCTGGTCTAACCAGCTTCCCTCGGAGCCGCCGATCCCCCTTTTATCCAGGGACAAGGAGGCATAACCCAGCTTGGCCAGCCGCTCCCATAGCGGCTTGTACCCGTCATCGTGGGTTGCATTAACTGCTCCATCGCCATGGATGAACAGGACGAGACCCAGCTTGCCCGCAGCTTCTCCCGGCAGCACCAAAGTACCCGTCAGCTTACCTCCGGCTGATTGGATCTCGACTCTCTGCTCTTCCATGTCAAATTGGTTCTGGTCCACAATGTAGACGCCCGTACCTCCTATAAGCAGCACAATGATCATCACATAGATCAAAATTTTCTTCCTTCTCATTGAATCTCCACTCCCCCTATCCTCTGCACCATATACTCCCACTTCGATTCGCTGAATAACAGATGCAATAGAAGCCGGCTCTCCCGGGAATGCGTCTGGAATGACAGCTGCTCGTATAGCTGCTTGGCACGCGGGTTGCTGCCAGAGACATGCAGGCTCAGGCGATCCAGCTCCGGATCCAGCTCCACGACCTGCCGTGCCCACTGCACAAGAAGCCTGCCAACGCCCTTGCTTCGCTGGTCCGAACGGACAACAAGATCTGCGATATAGCATTCGCCTGGTCCCGGTTGATGCTCCAGTGCATAGAGGCCGATCATCATCTTGACCAGGCTCCATCTGCCAGATTGGCTGAAAGTCCGCCAGGATGGCAGCCTTTGCTTTTGCTTTTTCAGTTGCAGCTGCGGCTGCTCTTGGCTCTGCTCTTGGCTCTGCTCTTGGCTCTGCTCTTGGCTCTGCTCTTGGCTCTGCTCTTGGAACTGCCCTTGGCTCTGCTCCACCTGCTGCTTCTCCTCTTGCTCCACCTTCAGCCCCAGCTTACTCCTGCCCCCGCTCGTGATATCACTAGCCGGTCTCCATTTCATCGCTATGCTTCCGATCACCTCTCCCTGCCAGAGAGCGATCATTCTCTGAGTGAACGGCTCATCCGGGACGTACTCCAGCACCTTTTCGAAAAATAGAGCCAGATCGTTCTCATGCATGTTCGTCAGCCTATGAAA contains:
- a CDS encoding glucose 1-dehydrogenase; translation: MNFQGKVAVITGGGSGMGKAAAIELVKLGANVVINGRREQVLLAAAAEIDPSGEHVLAVAGDIRHLDTSKSIAEEAVKRFGGIDILISSTGIFKPTPFLAHTEEDFYSYTDTIVKGTFFAAQAVIPEMIKRGGGAIVSVGSMWAEQAIGATPSSAYSAAMAGRHALTRNLAIEFAKDQIRVNTVAPAVVETPVYESFVPEDQLRTVLDSFNAFHPLGRIGQPRDMVSAILFLASDEASWITGTILPVDGGVLAGRHS
- a CDS encoding sigma-70 family RNA polymerase sigma factor, producing MSAFPPPAMVHYDQMCPTYFNRQKEANMSETAMDLQILENLKPELTSFCYRMLGSIDDADDTVQETYIRVWQGWSSFRQESSYKTWIYRIASNLCLDKLRQAKRRILPVDLSGPAASILEPRETLPESSWIWLAPDFGENPEEALIRKDTLQLCFIALLQTLPARQRAVLILKDVFDWPSRQIADTLGMSPAAVNSALQRARETMNRTQLRSDQLSRMEEEPDRELLSRYVDAFEQFDIDALVALFHEEGCMSMPPFEMWVRGTGDLFKFFSLTRGHCEGSRFLPVTVNGGYPAYAQYMPSPGDPSVLIPWGIHVIEMRDGKILHVQNFINTKLFIRFGLPEQIHR
- a CDS encoding TetR/AcrR family transcriptional regulator — translated: MNTNTVDQILDTAQLLVQSVGFNAFSYADISKEIGIRKASIHYHFPNKADLGEALVVRYHRGFVDALAQIDAGTQDDLERLRQFTLLYKAGPSQDFRLCLGVMYGADYVTLPEEVQGELTGYFATNLTWLEQVMDRGLQAGTLTFKGTAQAEAHKFLAALQGAQLLARSFKEIGKYDVIAEELITALVP
- a CDS encoding RNA-binding domain-containing protein: MDIKEVILQGETKYVEFKSWVKANKKELLNIITNEAVGFANTDGGIILVGVEDNGEITGCTDYEEQSIIESIYDKTIPKLFTDIEVIKIDDKNILKITILKSPEIVATSKGVVFKRLGKNTKPFYPSEYSSNNIKGYKGDYSAKIIEPSSRNDIDFTEVERLKLKIQFRDKDSTLYQSDNITFLKDLRLIDVVGDDIHLTVAGLLFIGTKEAIAKYMPQAE
- a CDS encoding VOC family protein, yielding MTVQLTPYITLEGQAKEAIQFYEQALGAKVLSLATYGDMPDMPSTFSDDLKDLVAHAKIQVGASELMLSDAPAGTPIANGKRVTICITTDTVEKSKQIFEALRQGGQVNMPFKEEPFSPGFGDVTDKYGITFQVYTEVQY
- a CDS encoding SRPBCC family protein — its product is MGTSNPTKVTVQAVIQAPVDKVWSYWTEPEHITKWNQASEDWHAPKAENDLRPGGSFLTRMEAKDGSMGFDMGGVYDEVREHELISYTMGDGRKVEIIFAGQGNETKVVETFDAESSHPVEFQQAGWQAIMDNFKKYTEES
- a CDS encoding NAD(P)-dependent alcohol dehydrogenase gives rise to the protein MITAKARAVDGPDKTFRATEIKRRDLDLHDVLIEIKYAGICHSDIHTAHGEWGPVNYPLVPGHEIAGIVTEVGAEVTKYKVGDRVGVGCMVDSCGECESCRKGQEQYCLKGIVPTYAGVDKYGEPTQGGYSTHIVVTESFVVRIPDHIELDAAAPLLCAGITTYSPLKHWGAGPGKKVAVVGMGGLGHMAVKIAHAMGAEVTVLSQSLKKKDDGLQFGADHYYATSEPDTFEQLAGRFDLIINTVSASIDLDAYFSLLTLDGTMVNVGAPGEPLSLNVMSLIGHRRSFAGSMIGGIRETQEMLEFCAEHGIVPQIEVISADQIDEAYTRVLASDVKYRFVIDVSTM
- a CDS encoding ATP-binding protein, coding for MIQSVDRIQQFFEDRNGIKNIQMGLFKLEVQDYPINVFQEALLNAISHRDYESNSSIFVKFSPNEIIIENPGSFPTGVDSTNIITHPSSPRNKLIAETLQKLKYVQRSGQGVDIIFKDMLSLGKSAPEYNLYSEAVSLTLRSSLEDIEFLKFITKEEENNGEFSVSEICILKYVKSNKTITLGKAAEVAQITTQSAANVLTKLCQRRNILQREARNKYMFTHRVYESLDDNIEYTKDKDFDEIQAKTMIIDYLRKNGVITRSDVERLCGFSSTSSKRILQRLRDDEIIVLEGRARASKYKLKP
- a CDS encoding phage tail protein — encoded protein: MSDIVDFKNVSTVGLESSPVSEALAGLRANEARYFMNKYKHEFVVVPASESQENLDYVNRILKDERDIQFAAKPLQTSRFQVENIQFTYVFYEDGLAINVMYTVDDPKKRAVGFKLSEGMEIPRELEGKFKFARQKSKLAGTIRGSFFVIKGEY
- a CDS encoding HTH domain-containing protein; amino-acid sequence: MKKVERINIMMRYINNRAHFTISEIMREFNISRSTAIRDIREIEAMGVPLVAEVGRDGGYFVMSNSVLPSVRFTDNEIKALFIAFMATRNQQLPYLKSRQSLAEKLLGLISENQQDDLVVLNQILLFEGTNPNNPDLLDLSDLPHPMLERLIQILLSDNYLQVTLTEGNDIQSCPIYLLHLYREKSVWLVEGFDLEEEKRRIFPVDNLTDVEPYPSKKRLSRKKILEQLSKREEVINLVLELGPKAIAQFRKYHPLKITISYTNPYQTTAILRTYIDVDRSEELNEITSWLLFLGGDIKVREMPEEVRASLQARVGMYLP
- a CDS encoding helix-turn-helix transcriptional regulator: MSKLTTVELVLLQIIAETERLSGYEINKLIDQRGYRAWTKIGTTSIYTGLQKLNEKRLIRSEDLGGKMGKGPLPVKFTITEDGRQIMQGEVMDCLSSTRERDIRFDLGLAALPFIPKEKAKEALRERHHFLSNTSLQLEEKYEAQGGQGLPLHVRVLFLHPLSLIEKELQFIDHVIHELEGEMEG
- a CDS encoding GyrI-like domain-containing protein, producing the protein MAQYNLVEKDSFTVLGIGTELKSAYTDYAGINKEKADFWTAAEQNGRLDTLKSIAVNDYIFAVSEAVNNKMMYYAGVMTEASVPWESRLIQFPKGEYLVVEGEAKTAEELSNQLAGIAFGQVLPEASHIAYVGGPNAAVEMGRRNGQVFGEMWIPVVRK
- a CDS encoding MerR family transcriptional regulator, with the translated sequence MRTYTISEVARELNLTPYTLRYYDKEGLMPYVERTASGARLFRESDIGALRVIECLKSTGMPIREIKNFIDWCSDGDSTLQQRYDMFIERKAIVEAQMEELKKTMEVIEHKCLYYRIALDAGSEEIHKNAIGAPVVN
- a CDS encoding alpha/beta fold hydrolase; amino-acid sequence: MRRKKILIYVMIIVLLIGGTGVYIVDQNQFDMEEQRVEIQSAGGKLTGTLVLPGEAAGKLGLVLFIHGDGAVNATHDDGYKPLWERLAKLGYASLSLDKRGIGGSEGSWLDQSMDDRVEEAREAIAWARKNPLIDPDRVGVWGASQAGWVIPKLAAKERLAFSILVSPAINWLRQGAYHTREQMLKDGYSEQDIQAEKKYDDKVRQLLAAGAGYDEYLAIAQGSSVMSKDRWTFVSKNFLSDAADDLRHFHSPVLLLLGEEDIHVDWKETERVYRDKVKPELLTVAVFPDAEHSMLSKKTADSELRAFMISLFAPRHITVPGYMDQIEQFIRRME